A single genomic interval of Argonema galeatum A003/A1 harbors:
- a CDS encoding dihydroorotase translates to MSSPPYLFIRRATILLPSGEFLVGDVKTCGGEILEIAPIIPDSATNTGDREIDAQGLTLLPGVIDPQVHFREPGLEHKEDLFTASCACAKGGVTSFLEMPNTRPLTTTQTNLDDKLQRAAQKCLVNYGFFIGATAENLPDLLEANPTPGIKIFMGSMHGALLVDGEAALEAIFAKGERLIAVHAEDQDRINRRRQEFAGITDPSVHSQIQDNQAALNATQLALNLSKKYRRRLHILHLSTAEEADLLRQDKPSWVTAEVTPQHLLLNTDAYAKIGTLAQMNPPLRSHHDNEVLWQALLDGVIDFIATDHAPHTLEEKAQGYPNTPSGMPGVETSLPLMLTQAMQGRCTVAQVSNWMSTAVAKAYNIPKKGAIAPGYDADLILVDLHNYRPVLREEVLTKCGWSPFEGWSLTGWPQFTIVGGQLVYEKGKLYTDVRGKALTFDG, encoded by the coding sequence ATGTCTTCTCCTCCATACTTGTTTATCCGCCGTGCAACTATTCTCTTACCCAGTGGTGAATTTCTGGTTGGAGATGTAAAAACCTGTGGGGGCGAAATTCTAGAAATCGCACCCATAATACCAGATTCTGCCACAAATACGGGAGATCGGGAAATCGACGCCCAGGGTTTGACATTGTTGCCGGGGGTAATTGACCCCCAGGTACACTTTCGGGAACCAGGACTGGAACACAAAGAAGACTTGTTTACGGCCAGTTGCGCTTGTGCCAAAGGCGGGGTAACTTCGTTCTTGGAGATGCCCAATACTCGTCCTCTCACGACAACGCAGACTAATCTCGATGATAAGTTACAACGGGCAGCCCAGAAGTGCCTAGTTAATTATGGCTTTTTTATTGGCGCAACGGCAGAAAACTTGCCCGATTTGCTTGAGGCTAACCCCACCCCCGGCATTAAAATTTTTATGGGGTCGATGCACGGCGCGTTGTTGGTGGATGGGGAAGCGGCGCTGGAAGCTATATTTGCGAAGGGAGAACGACTAATCGCGGTTCACGCGGAAGACCAAGATAGAATAAACCGACGACGGCAAGAATTTGCTGGCATTACCGATCCCTCCGTTCACTCCCAAATTCAGGATAATCAAGCTGCCTTAAATGCTACCCAGTTGGCGCTGAATTTGTCGAAGAAATATCGGCGACGCTTACATATTTTACATCTATCAACTGCGGAAGAAGCAGATTTGCTACGTCAGGATAAACCTAGCTGGGTAACTGCGGAGGTAACGCCTCAGCATTTGCTGTTAAATACGGATGCTTATGCAAAAATAGGCACATTAGCGCAGATGAATCCGCCGTTGCGATCGCACCATGATAACGAAGTCCTTTGGCAAGCGCTACTGGATGGCGTCATCGATTTTATCGCAACAGACCACGCCCCGCACACTTTAGAAGAAAAAGCTCAAGGTTATCCCAATACCCCCTCTGGAATGCCGGGAGTGGAAACATCTTTGCCGCTAATGCTGACTCAAGCGATGCAGGGACGCTGTACTGTTGCCCAAGTTTCTAATTGGATGTCTACCGCTGTAGCGAAAGCGTATAATATTCCTAAAAAAGGTGCGATCGCACCAGGTTACGACGCCGATTTGATATTGGTAGATTTGCATAATTATCGCCCTGTTTTGCGCGAGGAAGTGTTAACAAAATGCGGTTGGAGTCCGTTTGAGGGATGGAGTTTAACCGGATGGCCTCAATTTACTATTGTTGGCGGTCAACTTGTTTATGAAAAAGGTAAATTGTATACCGACGTGCGAGGTAAAGCGTTGACATTTGATGGTTAG
- the lepB gene encoding signal peptidase I, which produces MTPVQDQTSDKNPQSTSESPWLEGLKTIGLSVVLALGIRTFVAEARYIPSGSMLPTLQINDRLIIDKLSYHFQSPHRGDIVVFSPTDKLKEQNFKDAFIKRVIGLPGDKVEVKGGRVYINDKPIQEKYIEDKPDYQYGPITVPPNQYLVLGDNRNNSYDSHYWGFVPHDRIIGRAIVRFWPLNRMGELDPDPLYPSPSSK; this is translated from the coding sequence ATGACTCCCGTGCAGGATCAAACTTCTGATAAGAATCCTCAATCTACATCCGAAAGTCCCTGGTTGGAAGGGCTGAAAACAATCGGTCTAAGTGTAGTTTTGGCTTTGGGAATTCGCACTTTCGTAGCGGAAGCTCGTTATATTCCCTCGGGGTCGATGCTGCCAACGCTACAAATTAACGATCGCTTGATAATTGATAAGTTGAGTTACCACTTCCAATCTCCGCATCGGGGAGACATTGTGGTATTTTCCCCAACAGACAAGCTCAAGGAGCAAAATTTCAAAGACGCTTTTATCAAGCGCGTGATCGGTTTACCAGGCGACAAGGTTGAGGTCAAAGGAGGACGGGTTTATATCAATGATAAACCCATACAGGAAAAGTATATTGAAGATAAGCCAGATTATCAATACGGCCCAATAACCGTACCGCCTAACCAGTACTTAGTGCTAGGTGATAACCGTAACAATAGCTACGATAGCCACTACTGGGGTTTTGTACCGCACGATCGCATCATCGGTCGGGCAATAGTTCGCTTCTGGCCTCTAAATCGTATGGGAGAACTAGATCCAGATCCACTCTATCCTTCCCCTTCCTCAAAATAA